Part of the Aquimarina sp. MAR_2010_214 genome is shown below.
AATATGGTGTTCTGCGACCAGTGTCTTTAAATTTTTGATTAGAGTTTGCGGAGTATGAGGTGCTTTGATTTCTATCACAATAGAATTGATCGAATCATCGTGATCGTGGTCGTGATGATGATGCCCATGCTCATCGTGATCATGATGATGGTGATGATGTTCTTCGTGATGAGAATGTTTGTCATCTACATGATCTTCAGCTTTAGCATCAATCCCTAATAATACATCGGCAGGGACATTACCTTTTACTGCAGAAATCAATTTAATGTTGTCACCCACACGGTTCTGAATAATATTGCTGACTTGATTATATTCTTCTGTATTAATTAAATCTGATTTGGTCATTATAATCAAATCTGCACAAGAAAGCTGATCTTCAAATAATTCTTCGATAGAGGATTCGTGATCCAGGTTTTCATCATCTAATCGTTGCGACTGTACTTTATCACGGTCACATATTTCTCCTGTGGCCTGCCCTACACAATCTACCACAGTTATTACAGCATCTACAGTAATTTGTGGTTTCAAATCAGGCCAGTTAAAAGCTTTTAATAATGGCTTAGGTAATGCTAATCCAGAAGTTTCGATAATAATATGGTCAATATCCTGTTTACGCTCCATCAATTGAAGCATGGTAGGCAAAAACTCCTCCTGTACTGTACAACAAAGGCATCCATTACTCAATTCTAATATATTTTCTTCTTCACATCCACAGTCATTACCTTTTAGAATTTCTCCATCCATTCCTAATTCTCCAAATTCATTAACGATTATTGCTAATCGTCTGCCGTTTGCATTTTTAGCAATTTGATGTATCAAAGTCGTTTTACCAGACCCCAAAAATCCTGTAATAATGGTTACAGGTATTTTTTGTGTGTTTAAAGCCATATATTCTTATCAAAATGATTCCTAGCAAAACTATCTATTATAGATTAAAGGAAAAAACAAATTATGATATGTTTGTATAGTATTCTTGTTAGATACCGAATTTCATATTTAAAAGAATTTTACTCCACCGGTTTTAATGTCATACATTCCGCCAACAATTTTTATTTCTCCATTATTTTCCATTTCGGCAAGGACTTCACTTGAAGAACGAATATTATCAATGGTCATGATTACATTTTTTTCTGCAACCTCATTTACAAAATCGATATTTTTTGAGTTTCTTAAGGCATCATCTTTTGGTTCTTTAACTGCTTCAACTGCTGGTTCTATTTTGTTTATTAAGGCGGTTAAATTTCCAAGTCTAGCATGATCACATGCTCCTTTAACCGCACCACAGGCAGTATGCCCCAAGACCACCAATAGTTTTGTTCCTGCCAATTTACAGGCAAACTCCATACTACCTAAGATATCTTCGTTCACAAAATTTCCTGCAATTCGTATGCTAAAAATATCACCCATACCCTGATCAAAAATTAATTCTGATGATACTCGAGAATCGATACAACTCAATATCGTTGCGAAAGGAAATTGACCATTTGCGGTCTGGGTTACTTGTTGCAATAAATTTCTATCCGCCTTCAGGTTATTTTGAAAACGTTGGTTTCCTTCTACAAGTGCTTTTAATGCACTATTTGATGTCATTGCATCTTGCGTTTCTTTTGTATGTGCTTTCATAATTATTATTTTTAGTTAGCCAATATAAGAACCGGCACATTTGTTTTGTTTATGGTCTGCTGAATTTTAGTGTTGAAACCAATTGATTTACGTAGTTTTTGTTTAGTTTCTCGTTTTACACAAAGCAGTCCCAATTTATTTTTTTCAATATATTTTGAGACGCTACTACTATTATCCATTCCTTCGTCGAACTCAAAAATTACTGTATTTTCTGCAATAGATTGTTCTTTAGGTTTCGAAAAGGCTGTTGGTTTTTTAAGTCGAGAATCTGTTTTCTTAATTTTAAACAGCTTAAAAGGTTTATGAGTACGCTTTTTTAAATCCTGAACAATTTCAACTTCTTTATTTATCGATACATCATCAAGAAAACCAAGAGATACATTATGATACGATGTAAGGTTTTTATCACTTCCAGAAATAAGAATTCCTCCTTTGTGATGCTTCAATAAATAAGACGTTAGTCCATCTCCCAAAAAGTTTACTATTTTGGGTTTTCGTTTACCAATAACAACAATATCTGGCTGTGTTTTGGTAATGTGATTTTGTATTTCAGTAATAACATTTCCGAAGGTAAAACTGTATATGACAGGGATATTTTCTATATCTGATACCGTATCAACTAATTTTTGCATTGCCTTTTTTGAAGCAACTCTTTCTTCGTCTAGTGTTCTCATTACAGCTATTTGGTTATCATATCGAACAACCTGCATTGGTGGTTTTACATAAAAAACCTCAATTCCAGCATCTATAACCTTTGCCAAATTCACAGCATTACGTAATGCTGTATATGAGGATTTAGTTTGGTCAATTAATACTAATAGTCTATATTTTGATTTTAATATATTAGTTTTCATATACTTGTATTTTAAGCGCTTTTAGGGCGTAGTCTAAAAAATTGAATAAAGCTATCTGGGTTTTCTATTATACCTCTTTCTGAAATAAGCTGAATATCAATATTTCTATTTCTTGCTTTTTCAGAAAAATCTTCAAGAATTTCAACAATATCGTTGTCTAAATATCTTGTTTTTCGAACATCAAGTTCTAAATAAGTATCTCTGGGAAGGCTGTCTAGTTCTTTAAGAATAGCTCCTTTATTGAAAAATGTTACTTCTTCTGCTAATGTCATCTTTATTTTATGCTTGCCGTTACTCTTATCTTCGATATGTAAGAAATGTGAGTTTTGAAAACTCTTTATCAAAATAACTACAATACCTACTAATAAGCCTAGCCCTATTCCTACCAAAAGATCTGTAAATACAATACCTGTAACCGTAACTATAAATGGAACAAATTGTTTCCAACCTAATTGATACATGGTTTTAAATAATCCTGGTTTTGCAAGTTTATATCCAACGATAAAAAGAATTGCAGCTAATACAGATAGTGGAATCTTATTTAAAAGTCTTGGTATTAAAATTACAGAAATTAACAACAAGAATCCATGTAAAATTGCTACCATTTTGGACTTCCCTCCTGATTGGATGTTTGCTGAACTACGAACAATTACTTGGGTAATCGGCAATCCTCCGATAAGTCCAGAAATAATATTTCCTGTACCCTGTGCCAGTAATTCTCGATTAGTAGGTGTTACCCGCTTACGAGGGTCTAACTTATCGGTTGCCTCTACACACAATAAGGTTTCCAGACTGGCCACTAAAGCAATAGTAAAGGCAGTTACCCATATTTGTGGGTTAGTAATCGCTCCAAAATTTGGAAAACTAAATTGCGCTAAGAACGAAGATGCATCCTCTGGTACAGGTACACTTACCAAATGTTCTGTAGAGATTCCCCAAGTACTATTTCCTGCTGTAACTATAAAGTATATAATCCCAGCAGCAACTGCTACCAAAGGCCCTTGAATAAGTTGAAATATTTTCCCTTTTTTTGAAAGTACGTTACTCCATAAAAGAAGAACTCCGAGGCCGATAACTGCTATTAATGTAGCTCCGGGACTAATAGCATTAATTGCACTTAAAATTCCTGAGAATGTATTTTCACCATCTATCTGGAAGAATGCAAAATCACCTTCTGGATCTGCGTCATATCCAAAGAAATGTGGTATTTGTTTAAGTATGATAATAATACCTATTCCTGTTAGCATTCCTTTAATTACGGATGATGGAAAGTAATACCCTATAATTCCTGCTTTCAAGAAACCAAATGCCAATTGTATCACACCTCCCAAAACGACAGCCAAAAGGAAGTTTTGATACCCTCCTAATGCGCCAATTGCGGTTAATACAATTGCTGCAAGCCCTGCAGCAGGGCCACTAACACCTATTTGGGATCCACTCATGGCTCCCACTACGATACCACCTACGATACCGGCAATCAGGCCAGAAAACAAAGGAGCTCCACTTGCTAAAGCAATACCTAAACATAGAGGTAACGCTACAAAAAACACGACAATACTGGCCGGAATATCGGCCTTAAGATTTTTAAATAAATTTGAATTATTCATAGTTATACTGATTTGAGAAATGCCATACCCATTGGGCACAAAAACATTGATCAATTAATAATGTTATTATGTAAATTGATGAGTTCCATTAGTAATGGAACTTGATTGATATACGATAAGAATTCAGATTAAGAAGTAGAATCCTAATTTAATTACACCTGTTCGGGAGGTGGGATGGGAATTTCGAGATCAAAATCAGATAAAAGCTGAATTACCTGATAACAAGAACGTTGTGAAGCGTAGATGAAATGACGATCGTAAGAATTCAAAATTTTAACTTCATTTTTTTCGTCCTTACAATCATCTTCTTGTTTTTCTTCTTCATCAGAATCTTCTTCCCAATCTACTTCAACTAATTCGATATTATCATTAGTAAAAAGTGTAATCGTCTCCACTATTGACTGTAACATCATACTCACAAGTACAACGATAAACGAGCAATACTTTATATAGCTAAATATGTTAGTACAGCATAACTTCATTAAGCGATAGTTTTTTGTACTAGATCAGTATAAAATCTTACTACATTATTTTTCCCTTCTTCAACATCGGTTAAAGCAGGAAGGTGTTGAGAAAAATAACGTTGATGATGTGCTCCTTCGATCACTGTTGAGATGAGCATATGTGGAAACTCAAATTTTGGATTTATCTCCAAAACCATATCGCTCACTCTTTGTACAACTCTTTTATAAGTTTTATAGAAACCTTTTTTATTTTCTTCATCTACATCCTTCGTATAATAGGCTTTAGCAGATTCTGAAATGATAATTTTATTAAGTAGTACTTCATTAATAAAAGTAAAAGAGTTGTCTTCTTTTACTTCCTGAGTAAGCAGTGTGATTGCGGTATTTAATTTATCTTTTGCAGAGGTAATGTTTGCCGTTGCAAAAACCAATTTATACTCAATCCAACTCCAATACCAATTGATTAAATATACCAATAATGCATGTTTACTTTCAAAATAACGATAAATTGAACTTTCATTAGACCCTATAGCGACTCCTAATTTTCTAAATGTAAAAGATTCAAAGCCTAACTCATTTATCATCTCGATACTAGTGTGTACTATTTTCTTCCCCAGATCAGAGGATTCAGGGTTTTTGGTGTATAACTCCGGGTTAATTGTTATATGTATCGGTAAACTTTCCATTTCAGAAAAGCAAATATATGAAAGTATTACTATTAAATGAAGTTGGTTTAACTAATTTTTATGAAAGTATAGGTTTTGGAAGTGTTTATGATCTAAATTAGCAAATGATTTTTAGTTCACTATACATTGGATCTTTTTCGATCATTTTTAATAATTTCTTTTTGGCTTCGAATTTCTTTTTTCTGGCATACCCTTCAGAGTATCCTGTAATTTTTGAAATTTCTTTCATTGATTTTCCTTCAAAAAAAAGATATAATAGTTTCTTATTCTCTGTGCTTAACTTTTGAAAGTGTTTTCTATAGAGATGCTCGCGTTCTTGATTTTCAATATCGGCTATTAAGGATTCACCAACCCTCTCATTAAAACCATACTGCTCATCGTTGATAATCAGTTTTTTCTTTTTCTTTAATCGATTTCTCCATAAGTTTTTACAAATTCCATAAAAATAGGTTTTTATGGGTACTCGCAACTCCAAAAGACCTGATCGTAATTTTTGATATAGTACAACTAATGCATCCTGAAAAACATCTTCTACATCTTCAGAGTTTCCATTATTGCGAAGAATATATCCCTGGATGTATCGTATATTTTCTTTATAAAAACATGTTAGTATTTTCTCGTCCCCATCAATGATTCCAGCTATGATTACTCGATCTTTATCCATCATTATAGTGAATTTGTATCTTTTAGGGTTTAGATAATACCATTTGTTGTTTGAATTTACTGAGATAAAATGTTCTTTTTTCACCTCATTTTCAGAATGAAAATAAACCGTAGTACCCCAACTATGCTTAATTTTCTTTTCTGGTAAATTCAAACAACAAATGGTATAAGCTCATTGTCATTTATCGCTCACTTGCCTTTATGATACAAACATAGATTGACTAGGTCATATGTCCTTACAGATTTCTGTAATGTCATCTGTTTTTTTTAAAGAAAAATTCACATCATACTGTTTTTGAAGATGTTAAGAATTTGTTTTAATTAGTTAAAATTAGATAGCCCCTTATATACTGCTATAACCAGAATTCGATATAAGAAAATCACGCCAATTCGATCCAATACTTTGACATAGCTCAGTACAGGCTAGAATTGACGCTTTTTTAAACAGTATCGCTTACGTCGAACTTGGGTTACTACAACAACCCTAGATCTTTAACAATAGCTACCAGATGGGTACTATTTTTAGCTTTGAAGTCATCAAAAAGTTTACTTACTCTTTTATCAATAGCACTCTCACTATTTGGAGATATATTTTGTTTTTTAAGCTTGATTCGGATTTCTTTTTTGGTATATCCTTGTGATAATTCTTCTAGTAGCATCATATCCAAATCATCCAGGTGAATCATTGTATTAGCATTAGAATTATTAGTAATTTCTGGTGGCCAAACCGTATTGCCTTGATACACTCTTTGCACACAAGCTACTAATTCTTGTATTGCCTCCTGACCTTTACAAACATATCCATTGATATTAAGTTTTTCGAATAGCATATTAATTTTGTCTGGTCTGTTTTCCTGAGAGTATACAATCACTTTGATATCCGGTTGTATACTTCTTATATCTTTTATGAGTTCGATGCCTGAGGTTCTGGTTTGGATTTTATGACCTTCTCTAAATGAAAGATCTGTGATCAATAATTCAAATACTTCCTGATCATTATGCGCTTTTCTAAATTTTAGATAGGCATCATCACAGTACTTAGCTTCTTCAATATTATAGATTCCAATTTTATCATTCAGCACTTTTATAATGCCTTGATTGGCAATTTCATAGTCTTCTGCTACCAATACTTTAGTAAACATTTTGCTAATTTTTTAATTAGGGATTTGTATTTCGGCTTTAAAACCTTTGCCTTTTTCTGAGTCAAAGATAAGTGTTCCTCGTATAGCTCGAATACGGTTTTCTGTATTTCGAAGTCCATTTTTGGATTTTACATCTTCCTCTGTCATCCCTACACCATTATCAGAATAGTTAATCGTGAGTGTGTCATTGGTATTAGAAAATTTCAATTTAACCAGACTGGCTTGACTATGTTTCTGCATATTGGTCATCAATTCCTGTAGCACTCTGTATACCGTTATTTTTATGGTTTTATCCACCTCATCCCAATCGATCCTATCAAATCCTATAACGATTAACTGAATCCCTTTTTGGGTATAGTTTTGTAGTATATTATTCAATTCTTCTGGGTAGGTCTCCCCAGTCTCGAACTCATTGTTTTCACGAGAGATATCACGTGCTTTAAGGTAGGTAATGTTGAGTTTATCTTTTATTTGAGAGTCGTGGGGGTCATTTTGATATTGCATCATCAACTGGAAAATATCATTCCCTAACTCATCATGCAATTGTTTAGAAATACGAGTTTCGGTTTCGTAGCTGGCTTCAAACTGTATTATTTTGTTTTGTTGACCTAAGTACCGTGTTCGCTGTCTAAAAAAGTAGATAACGAATCCAATACTTGTTAGTAATAGTAATATTCCAAGGAGATAGATTGTATTTTTGTTCTGAACTTCAATGATTTGTTGTTCTTTTTCTTTGGTTTCAAATCGAATTCTTGCAAACTTATCTCTGTATATTCTTTCTCTTTTTATTATACTATCATTGAGTTGCATATATTTATTTGCATACTCCAACCCCTTATCACCACTCCATATTTCTGACAATAGTTTATAACTCTGTAATAATTCTCCATTATTTTGTAAAACTAATGACACATCACGGGATCGTTCTGCGTACACCTTAGCGATACTATCTTCTTGTATAAATTGATAGTATTCTGCTAGATGCAAGGTATTGGTTGCTATACCAAACTTATCATCGATACTATCTCTAATTTTTAATGCTTTATAAAAAAGATTAGGGATATCAGCGGTATCCTTGGATAGAAAATTAACATATGCCAAATTATCTAGTAATAGAGAATGTCGTCTAGGGTTCTTATTTAAAAACTCTGTATATGATAATCCCTTATGATAATATCCTTTTGCTTGATCATACTTTTGTTGTGATTTATAAACCGTACCTATGTTATTATAAGATAATACTTTTTGTAATACCTCTTTATCGGTTCCTTTAGCATATTTAATAGCTTTTAGATAGTAATCAATAGCATCATCATATTGTTCTAGGTGCTTTGCTATAATTCCTAAATTAGTATAACACATTGGAATATACCAATCATTTTCGGCAAGCTCAAAACTTTCAATTGCTTTAATAGTTAAAGATTCACTTTTAGTATAATCTTTTGCCTTTCTTAAAATATGCGCTAAGTCAATTAGTACTTTACCATAATCGAAAGAAATAGTATTTAAATTTTTTCCGTTTTTTAACATTAAAGCATATATATTTTCAGCTTTGTGAAAATTTTTGAAAGCAACATCTGATTTAGAGCTTCTATAATAAATCCCTAAATAAAAATATGATTTCGCTATATTTAAGGAATCATCAATTGTATGAGCTATACCTAAGACCTCTTCATTCAGTAATTTATAATGTCTTAAATCTTTTAAATCATAATACACATAAGAAATGTTTTGAAGTCTACTTATTTTAAAAGAACTGTTATTAAGCGCAGAAGAAACTTTATAGGCTTCTTCTAAGCTATTTTTTCTTTGTTGATTTGTTCTATTCTTATCTTTTGCTTTTTCAATATAAGAATCAATTTGATCAGATATACTCTTTATATCCTTATCTGTTTGATTTTGATCGTCACAAGAAACCAAACAAAGAAAAAGTGATATACAAATAATGTTGAAAAGACTTCGAAACATGAATCGTATTTTATAAGATAAAAATAATGATATCCTTTCACTAGCATCCGAAAGTTTTTATTTTCTTTTCTCTTATACCAGTTATACTTTGTAGAAATAATGATTATGTACTTACTAACCTGAGTTCGACGTAAGAAAATCACGTCAATTCGATTCGACTTTAGGAGAAGTGTATCGAGAATAGGATTTTAGCTTAAAAAAGCTATTCTCGATACAGTTTTTCTCCATTTTATTCTGAAAAACCACTCGAATTGACGCTTTTTTATAACGTTTTAGCTTAGACCGAATCAGGTTACTAAATTGATTAAGAATTAGGGATTTGTATTTCGGCTTTAAAACCTTTGCCTTTTTCTGAGTCAAAGATAAGTGTTCCTCGTATAGCTCGAATACGGTTTTCTGTATTTCGAAGTCCATTTTTGGATTTTACATCTTCCTCTGTCATCCCTACACCGTTATCAGAATAGTTAATCGTAAGTGTGTCATTGGTATTAGAAAATTTCAATTTAACCAGACTGGCTTGACTATGTTTCTGCATATTGGTCATCAATTCCTGTAGCACCCTGTACACCGTTATTTTTATGGTTTTATCCACCTCATCCCAATCGATCCTATCAAATCCTATAACGATTAACTGAATCCCTTTTTGGGTATAGTTTTGTAGCATAGTATTCAATTCTTCTGGGTAGGTCTCCCCAGTCTCGAACTCATTGTTTTCACGAGAGATATCACGTGCTTTGAGGTAGGTAATGTTGAGTTTATCTTTTATTTGGGAATCATGAGGATCGTTTTGATATTGCATCATCAACTGGAAAATATCATTCCCTAGCTCATCATGTAATTGTTTAGAAATACGAGTTTCGGTTTCGTAACTGGCTTCAAACTGTATTATTTTATTTTGTTGATTAAGGTAATGCATTTGTTGTCTAAAAAAATAGACTATAAATCCAATACCTGTGAGTAATAACAAAATCCCCAGAAGATAGATTGTATTTTCGTTACGAACCTCTGATATTTTTCTGTTTTTTTCTGCGTTCTCCTTTAGTAAGTTTTCATTCTCAAATCGCGTAGGTGCATAGATTTCTCGTGTCTTTTTTCGAAGTTCCATAAGTTGAAGACTAGCCTCTTTAAAGCGTTGATGGTCCTCTAGAGACTCTGGATCTAATTTGGTAATCAAGGTTAACACTTCTAATAATGCCTCATAATCTCCAAAATCTTTTATACTATGATAGGCTTCATGAGCATGGTATTTTGCTTTTCCTAAGTCTTTATTTGTATAATATTTAGTGAGATGTATGTTGCTTGCAAATAAACCGAATACGTTTTTTTCTTGTTGCCTGATACTGAGTGCTTCCAACAACATAGTTTCACTTTCAGAGTTATTAGGGTCTTGAAGAAATTTAATATGTCCCAGGTTGCTTAGGATTTGAGCATATCGTGTTCGCTTTTTTATTACGCTCTCATCTTTTAGTAAGGATTGTAAAATAGCAATACTTTCTTCATATTTTTTTTGCTCTGCTAAAATATTTGCACGAGTGTTTTTAAAAACTGGTAAGAGGTGAATCCCTACTTTCTTTTTTGCAATTGAATCGTTAAGTAAACCTAGAACTTTAGAGTTCCAAAGGAAGGCTTTTTGAGGGTTTTTTAATTGATTAAAAGATATGGCTATACCATGATACAGTCCAGATATTATTTTGTATTCAGAAGAATTCTCTACATATTTTAAACCATCTGTAGCTGTTGTTTTACTGGCATTATGATCCCCCAAAGCAATCTGAATATTAGACATAGCCATCAAACACCTCCCTGCATTAATACTATCCTTAAGATTTCTATAAATCTTAAAAGATTGATTATAATATCCAAAAGCTTCCAGGTAATTATCAAGCTTTTTATTATAAAGCCCTAATTTATACAATGCTGTTCCTATATAAACACTATCTTGATTTTGTTGAGCAAGCTGTAATAACACATAAGATTGCTCCATTGCTTTTTCAGGGCTTTTATATTTATTCAGCAATTTGGCGTATAATGAGAGCCCTTTAAGCCGTAAAGAATCAATTTCCAGCTTCCTAGTTCCTTGTAGAAAGCTATTTATGGTTTCTAATCTTTTTTCTTTGGCATTGGAATTATCTGAAGCAATGTCATAATAGGTATGTAAAGAATCGATCTTTTTGCTTACCTGAGTAGCAATCGGATCATTGGTAACATTATGATTACAAGAATTGAAAAAAACGCTTATTACTATACCTAAAAAAAGGAGGGATGTAAACGTATATCGTTTCATCCCTCAAAAGTACTAAATTATAATGATTAAGATTAAATATCACCTTCTTCGATTACTTCATCTTCTCCTTTAGTGCATAATACCTCAGTTTGTAAGGTTTCGTTTTCTTTAACGCTATCATCTGGCGTACAAGAAGCAAGGTTAACTCCCAGGAGTACGGCTATTAGTATGTATTTTAAAGTTTTCATGATGTTAAGTTTTTTTGTGTTCCAAAGTGTAGGGTACGCCCATAGGTATTAACCCCAGATCGGTATGCTACTGCACACCCATTACCTATGGGAATTATCGATTGGTTTTGGGAAAGTAAAATCCTAATACAGTCGCGATACCCTACTTTCCCTTTTGGGCAGCAGCGAACTGTAGTTTGGATTTTTTGATGGGTCAGTTGTGGTATTCTCTATGTAATCCAGTTGTATTCCTAACAATTTGTTAAGCATACTTATACTGTGATGTTGATTTTTAGATATATACTTTGCTTCTAGGCTTTTGTCCTAGAAACTACATACAACACTAAAAAAACTATATTACTATAGAAAATACTGGTTGGTGATGTTAATAACAGTTAAAGTATGTAATTAGCTCATAAGAGATGTTACATCGTTAGATACTTGATTGATTCCTGCTTGGTTCTTCAAATTAGCACTTGCTAATATGATTATTTATTACTTGAAAGGAAATCGATGTTTTTCTAACTATTGCTCAGTTTGCCTCGGGAGGCGAACTCAATCACTTATACAAATTATCATTACTCTTATAAAGCTTATGAAACAAATACTTTACAAGAAGCAAAACTGTCATTAACTACTACTTCACGGAAATTTTTACTTATAAATTGAAGTGTTTCTTCCAGTCTTTCGCCACCATTTGATTCGGTAATCACTTTTGGAAGAGGGGTAACAACCGAAGTATATAAACCCATTCCAAGGACACTTCCGAATGCATCGGTTAACAGATGTTTTCTGTCCTCCTGTCCTTTTTTAGA
Proteins encoded:
- the cobW gene encoding cobalamin biosynthesis protein CobW — protein: MALNTQKIPVTIITGFLGSGKTTLIHQIAKNANGRRLAIIVNEFGELGMDGEILKGNDCGCEEENILELSNGCLCCTVQEEFLPTMLQLMERKQDIDHIIIETSGLALPKPLLKAFNWPDLKPQITVDAVITVVDCVGQATGEICDRDKVQSQRLDDENLDHESSIEELFEDQLSCADLIIMTKSDLINTEEYNQVSNIIQNRVGDNIKLISAVKGNVPADVLLGIDAKAEDHVDDKHSHHEEHHHHHHDHDEHGHHHHDHDHDDSINSIVIEIKAPHTPQTLIKNLKTLVAEHHIYRIKGIIHVPGKPMRMIVQGVADRFENYFDRKWVDGEIKATRLVIIGEQLEEQKIQEIVEEKLMVGV
- a CDS encoding carbonic anhydrase family protein is translated as MKAHTKETQDAMTSNSALKALVEGNQRFQNNLKADRNLLQQVTQTANGQFPFATILSCIDSRVSSELIFDQGMGDIFSIRIAGNFVNEDILGSMEFACKLAGTKLLVVLGHTACGAVKGACDHARLGNLTALINKIEPAVEAVKEPKDDALRNSKNIDFVNEVAEKNVIMTIDNIRSSSEVLAEMENNGEIKIVGGMYDIKTGGVKFF
- a CDS encoding universal stress protein; translated protein: MKTNILKSKYRLLVLIDQTKSSYTALRNAVNLAKVIDAGIEVFYVKPPMQVVRYDNQIAVMRTLDEERVASKKAMQKLVDTVSDIENIPVIYSFTFGNVITEIQNHITKTQPDIVVIGKRKPKIVNFLGDGLTSYLLKHHKGGILISGSDKNLTSYHNVSLGFLDDVSINKEVEIVQDLKKRTHKPFKLFKIKKTDSRLKKPTAFSKPKEQSIAENTVIFEFDEGMDNSSSVSKYIEKNKLGLLCVKRETKQKLRKSIGFNTKIQQTINKTNVPVLILAN
- a CDS encoding SulP family inorganic anion transporter, giving the protein MNNSNLFKNLKADIPASIVVFFVALPLCLGIALASGAPLFSGLIAGIVGGIVVGAMSGSQIGVSGPAAGLAAIVLTAIGALGGYQNFLLAVVLGGVIQLAFGFLKAGIIGYYFPSSVIKGMLTGIGIIIILKQIPHFFGYDADPEGDFAFFQIDGENTFSGILSAINAISPGATLIAVIGLGVLLLWSNVLSKKGKIFQLIQGPLVAVAAGIIYFIVTAGNSTWGISTEHLVSVPVPEDASSFLAQFSFPNFGAITNPQIWVTAFTIALVASLETLLCVEATDKLDPRKRVTPTNRELLAQGTGNIISGLIGGLPITQVIVRSSANIQSGGKSKMVAILHGFLLLISVILIPRLLNKIPLSVLAAILFIVGYKLAKPGLFKTMYQLGWKQFVPFIVTVTGIVFTDLLVGIGLGLLVGIVVILIKSFQNSHFLHIEDKSNGKHKIKMTLAEEVTFFNKGAILKELDSLPRDTYLELDVRKTRYLDNDIVEILEDFSEKARNRNIDIQLISERGIIENPDSFIQFFRLRPKSA
- a CDS encoding TetR/AcrR family transcriptional regulator, producing MESLPIHITINPELYTKNPESSDLGKKIVHTSIEMINELGFESFTFRKLGVAIGSNESSIYRYFESKHALLVYLINWYWSWIEYKLVFATANITSAKDKLNTAITLLTQEVKEDNSFTFINEVLLNKIIISESAKAYYTKDVDEENKKGFYKTYKRVVQRVSDMVLEINPKFEFPHMLISTVIEGAHHQRYFSQHLPALTDVEEGKNNVVRFYTDLVQKTIA
- a CDS encoding RNA polymerase sigma factor, with product MNLPEKKIKHSWGTTVYFHSENEVKKEHFISVNSNNKWYYLNPKRYKFTIMMDKDRVIIAGIIDGDEKILTCFYKENIRYIQGYILRNNGNSEDVEDVFQDALVVLYQKLRSGLLELRVPIKTYFYGICKNLWRNRLKKKKKLIINDEQYGFNERVGESLIADIENQEREHLYRKHFQKLSTENKKLLYLFFEGKSMKEISKITGYSEGYARKKKFEAKKKLLKMIEKDPMYSELKIIC
- a CDS encoding response regulator transcription factor — encoded protein: MFTKVLVAEDYEIANQGIIKVLNDKIGIYNIEEAKYCDDAYLKFRKAHNDQEVFELLITDLSFREGHKIQTRTSGIELIKDIRSIQPDIKVIVYSQENRPDKINMLFEKLNINGYVCKGQEAIQELVACVQRVYQGNTVWPPEITNNSNANTMIHLDDLDMMLLEELSQGYTKKEIRIKLKKQNISPNSESAIDKRVSKLFDDFKAKNSTHLVAIVKDLGLL
- a CDS encoding tetratricopeptide repeat-containing sensor histidine kinase; protein product: MFRSLFNIICISLFLCLVSCDDQNQTDKDIKSISDQIDSYIEKAKDKNRTNQQRKNSLEEAYKVSSALNNSSFKISRLQNISYVYYDLKDLRHYKLLNEEVLGIAHTIDDSLNIAKSYFYLGIYYRSSKSDVAFKNFHKAENIYALMLKNGKNLNTISFDYGKVLIDLAHILRKAKDYTKSESLTIKAIESFELAENDWYIPMCYTNLGIIAKHLEQYDDAIDYYLKAIKYAKGTDKEVLQKVLSYNNIGTVYKSQQKYDQAKGYYHKGLSYTEFLNKNPRRHSLLLDNLAYVNFLSKDTADIPNLFYKALKIRDSIDDKFGIATNTLHLAEYYQFIQEDSIAKVYAERSRDVSLVLQNNGELLQSYKLLSEIWSGDKGLEYANKYMQLNDSIIKRERIYRDKFARIRFETKEKEQQIIEVQNKNTIYLLGILLLLTSIGFVIYFFRQRTRYLGQQNKIIQFEASYETETRISKQLHDELGNDIFQLMMQYQNDPHDSQIKDKLNITYLKARDISRENNEFETGETYPEELNNILQNYTQKGIQLIVIGFDRIDWDEVDKTIKITVYRVLQELMTNMQKHSQASLVKLKFSNTNDTLTINYSDNGVGMTEEDVKSKNGLRNTENRIRAIRGTLIFDSEKGKGFKAEIQIPN